A window from Streptomyces sp. NBC_00299 encodes these proteins:
- the ftsH gene encoding ATP-dependent zinc metalloprotease FtsH, translated as MDVKRYFRGPVMWIVLAVLAVVVLMQVVGSSGGYKTVDTGQVVQAINENKVESAKLTTGDEQIIKVQLKDGEKVEDATKIQASYIGDQGVDIANTLQNKYQQKQIPDGYTVSPSKQNPFVGILLSLLPFVLIVVVFLFLMNQMQGGGSRVMNFGKSKAKLITKDTPKTTFSDVAGSDEAVEELQEIKEFLQEPAKFQAVGAKIPKGVLLYGPPGTGKTLLARAVAGEAGVPFYSISGSDFVEMFVGVGASRVRDLFEQAKANAPAIVFVDEIDAVGRHRGAGLGGGHDEREQTLNQLLVEMDGFDVKGGVILIAATNRPDILDPALLRPGRFDRQIAVDRPDMQGRLEILKVHQKGKPVAPDVDLSAVSRRTPGFTGADLSNVLNEAALLTARSDRKLIDNQMLDEAIDRVVAGPQKRTRIMSDKEKKITAYHEGGHALVAAASPNSDPVHKITILSRGRALGYTMVLPEEDKYSTTRNEMLDQLAYMLGGRAAEELVFHDPTTGAANDIEKATTTARAMVTQYGMTERLGAIKFGGDNTEPFLGREMAHQRDYSEEVAALVDEEVKKLIENAHNEAWEILVENRDVLDNLVLQLLERETLGKEEIAEIFAPIVKRPPRPAWTGSSRRTPSTRPPVLSPKELALTNGANGATPAITTAKATATEPTPAAEPAPEERPES; from the coding sequence ATGGACGTGAAGCGATACTTCCGTGGGCCGGTCATGTGGATCGTGCTGGCCGTCCTTGCCGTGGTCGTGTTGATGCAGGTCGTCGGCTCGTCCGGCGGCTACAAGACGGTGGACACCGGCCAGGTCGTCCAGGCGATCAACGAGAACAAGGTCGAGTCGGCCAAACTGACAACCGGCGACGAGCAGATCATCAAGGTCCAGCTCAAGGACGGCGAAAAGGTCGAGGACGCCACCAAGATCCAGGCGAGCTATATCGGCGACCAAGGCGTGGACATCGCCAACACGCTGCAGAACAAGTACCAGCAGAAGCAGATCCCGGACGGCTACACGGTCTCGCCGTCCAAGCAGAACCCGTTCGTCGGCATCCTGCTCTCCCTGCTTCCCTTCGTCCTGATCGTGGTCGTCTTCCTGTTCCTGATGAATCAGATGCAGGGTGGCGGCTCCCGGGTCATGAACTTCGGCAAGTCCAAGGCGAAGCTCATCACCAAGGACACCCCGAAGACGACGTTCTCGGACGTCGCCGGCTCGGACGAGGCGGTCGAGGAACTCCAGGAGATCAAGGAGTTCCTGCAGGAACCGGCGAAGTTCCAGGCCGTCGGGGCGAAGATCCCCAAGGGCGTACTGCTGTACGGCCCGCCCGGCACCGGTAAGACCCTGCTCGCGCGCGCCGTCGCGGGCGAGGCGGGTGTGCCCTTCTACTCGATCTCCGGTTCCGACTTCGTCGAGATGTTCGTCGGTGTCGGTGCCTCCCGAGTCCGTGACCTGTTCGAGCAGGCCAAGGCGAACGCCCCGGCGATCGTCTTCGTCGACGAGATCGACGCGGTCGGCCGTCACCGCGGTGCCGGCCTCGGCGGCGGTCACGACGAGCGCGAGCAGACCCTGAACCAGCTGCTCGTCGAGATGGACGGCTTCGACGTCAAGGGCGGCGTGATCCTCATCGCCGCGACGAACCGTCCCGACATCCTCGACCCGGCCCTCCTGCGGCCCGGCCGCTTCGACCGCCAGATCGCGGTCGACCGCCCGGACATGCAGGGCCGTCTGGAGATCCTCAAGGTTCACCAGAAGGGCAAGCCGGTCGCCCCGGACGTCGACCTGTCGGCGGTCTCCCGCCGCACGCCGGGCTTCACCGGCGCGGACCTGAGCAACGTCCTCAACGAGGCGGCGCTCCTGACGGCCCGCAGCGACCGGAAGCTGATCGACAACCAGATGCTCGACGAGGCCATCGACCGCGTCGTGGCTGGCCCGCAGAAGCGGACCCGGATCATGTCGGACAAGGAAAAGAAGATCACCGCGTACCACGAGGGCGGACACGCCCTGGTCGCGGCGGCTTCCCCGAACTCCGATCCGGTCCACAAGATCACGATCCTCTCCAGAGGCCGTGCTCTCGGCTACACGATGGTCCTGCCGGAGGAGGACAAGTACTCCACGACCCGCAACGAGATGCTGGACCAGCTGGCCTACATGCTGGGCGGCCGTGCGGCCGAGGAGCTCGTCTTCCACGACCCGACCACGGGCGCGGCGAACGACATCGAGAAGGCCACGACCACGGCCCGCGCGATGGTCACGCAGTACGGCATGACCGAGCGCCTCGGTGCCATCAAGTTCGGCGGCGACAACACCGAGCCGTTCCTCGGACGTGAGATGGCTCACCAGCGCGACTACTCGGAAGAGGTCGCCGCGTTGGTGGACGAGGAAGTCAAGAAGCTCATCGAGAACGCGCACAACGAGGCCTGGGAGATCCTGGTCGAGAACCGCGACGTCCTCGACAACCTGGTGCTTCAGCTGCTGGAGAGGGAGACGCTGGGCAAGGAGGAGATCGCCGAGATCTTCGCCCCCATCGTCAAGCGTCCGCCCAGGCCCGCCTGGACCGGTTCCTCCCGCCGCACGCCGTCCACCCGTCCGCCGGTGCTCTCCCCGAAGGAGCTCGCACTGACGAACGGCGCCAACGGCGCGACGCCGGCCATCACCACCGCCAAGGCGACGGCGACGGAGCCCACCCCGGCGGCCGAACCGGCCCCCGAGGAGCGTCCGGAGAGCTGA
- the hpt gene encoding hypoxanthine phosphoribosyltransferase has protein sequence MRVDAKDMGADLQRVLITKEEIDAKLAELAAKIDAEYAGKDLLIVGVLKGAVMVMADLARALSTPVTMDWMAVSSYGAGTQSSGVVRILKDLDTDIKGRHVLIVEDIIDSGLTLSWLLSNLGSREPESLKVCTLLRKPDAAKVAIDVEWVGFDIPNEFVVGYGLDYAEKYRNLPFVGTLAPHVYGG, from the coding sequence ATGCGGGTGGACGCGAAAGACATGGGTGCCGACCTCCAGCGGGTGCTCATCACCAAGGAAGAGATCGACGCGAAGCTGGCCGAGCTGGCCGCGAAGATCGACGCGGAGTACGCGGGCAAGGACCTGCTCATCGTCGGAGTCCTCAAGGGCGCGGTGATGGTGATGGCCGACCTCGCGCGGGCGCTGTCCACCCCCGTCACCATGGACTGGATGGCCGTGTCGTCGTACGGCGCCGGCACCCAGTCCTCCGGTGTCGTGCGGATCCTCAAGGACCTCGACACCGACATCAAGGGCAGGCACGTCCTCATCGTCGAGGACATCATCGACTCCGGCCTCACGCTGTCCTGGCTGCTGTCCAACCTCGGCTCGCGCGAGCCCGAGTCGCTCAAGGTGTGCACCCTGCTGCGCAAGCCGGACGCCGCCAAGGTCGCCATCGACGTGGAGTGGGTCGGCTTCGACATCCCCAACGAGTTCGTCGTCGGCTACGGCCTCGACTACGCCGAGAAGTACCGCAACCTCCCGTTCGTCGGTACGCTCGCGCCCCACGTATACGGCGGCTGA
- the tilS gene encoding tRNA lysidine(34) synthetase TilS, producing the protein MGPHPAVAAIRLAVRRVLHDILTEHSRTTDALTPGSRRATSYEIPHMSLPPAPYVTSTDAAPAAHDTARQPSYALPGRAPQEPPRTTPHERPPSPLVLVACSGGADSMALASALAFEAPKLGIRAGGITVDHGLQPGSDLRAEEVVLRMRELGLEPVESIAVTVGRSGGPEAAARDARYAALDDAAVRHGAIAVLLGHTRDDQAETVLLGLARGSGIRSLSGMAAVSGAGGRYRRPFLGLDRQTARKACMVQSLPVWDDPHNADPAYTRSRLRQEGLPALEKALGKGVVEALARTAQLSRDDADALDAWAGQAEAAVRDAAGLLECAKLYALPPAVRRRILRRAAIEAGAPAGALFARHIEEVDRLITGWRGQGAINLPGKVVAQRQGGRLVIRQG; encoded by the coding sequence ATGGGTCCCCATCCTGCGGTCGCGGCGATACGCCTGGCGGTCCGCCGCGTCCTCCACGACATCCTGACCGAACACAGCCGCACCACCGACGCCCTCACCCCCGGCAGTCGACGCGCGACCTCGTACGAGATCCCGCACATGTCGCTGCCCCCGGCGCCGTACGTGACGTCGACCGACGCAGCGCCCGCCGCCCACGACACGGCGCGCCAACCGTCGTACGCGCTCCCCGGCCGGGCCCCGCAGGAGCCCCCGCGCACCACCCCGCACGAGCGACCCCCCTCCCCGCTCGTGCTCGTGGCATGCTCCGGCGGCGCCGACTCCATGGCCCTCGCCTCCGCCCTCGCCTTCGAGGCCCCCAAACTCGGCATCCGCGCCGGTGGCATCACCGTCGACCACGGTCTGCAGCCCGGCTCCGACCTGCGCGCCGAGGAAGTCGTCCTGCGCATGCGCGAACTCGGCCTCGAACCGGTCGAGTCCATCGCCGTGACCGTCGGCCGCTCCGGCGGACCCGAGGCCGCCGCCCGTGACGCCCGCTACGCCGCCCTCGACGACGCCGCCGTACGCCACGGCGCCATCGCCGTCCTGCTCGGCCACACCCGGGACGACCAGGCCGAGACCGTCCTGCTCGGCCTCGCCCGTGGCTCCGGCATCCGCTCGCTGTCCGGAATGGCCGCGGTCTCGGGGGCCGGCGGCCGTTACCGCCGCCCCTTCCTCGGGCTCGACCGGCAGACCGCGCGCAAGGCCTGCATGGTCCAGTCCCTGCCGGTCTGGGACGACCCGCACAACGCCGACCCGGCGTACACGCGCTCGCGCCTGCGCCAAGAGGGCCTGCCCGCCCTGGAGAAGGCGCTCGGCAAGGGCGTCGTCGAGGCCCTCGCCCGCACGGCCCAGCTCTCCCGCGACGACGCCGACGCGCTCGACGCCTGGGCCGGCCAGGCCGAGGCCGCCGTACGCGACGCGGCCGGCCTCCTGGAGTGCGCCAAGCTGTACGCGCTGCCGCCCGCCGTACGCCGCCGGATCCTGCGCCGCGCCGCCATCGAGGCCGGTGCGCCCGCCGGTGCGCTGTTCGCCCGCCACATCGAGGAAGTCGACCGTCTGATCACCGGCTGGCGCGGTCAGGGAGCCATCAATCTCCCCGGCAAAGTCGTCGCCCAGCGCCAGGGTGGCAGACTGGTGATTCGGCAAGGCTGA
- a CDS encoding zinc-dependent metalloprotease translates to MTSIGGAEMVDWNLAVATATRLVRPGPEVSRDEARAVVAELRRHAKASEGHVRAFTRMGTEDTHDTPVLVVDRPGWVRANVAGFRAILKPLLDKMQERRSSSPGGAVMGAVGGKVTGVELGMLLSFLASRVLGQYETFAPATRELPAGENGAGRLLLVAPNIVHVERELDVQPHDFRLWVCLHEETHRTQFSAVPWLRDHLEGEIQSFLGETDVDPMTVLERIREAAQSLAGGRPEAEEDDGGRSFVELVQTPAQREILGRLTAVMSLLEGHADFVMDGVGPQVVPTVAEIREKFQQRRAKGASRLDVALRKLLGLDAKLRQYRDGERFVRAVHDQVGMDGFNRVWTSPNTLPTKAEIAKPADWIARVHRKAES, encoded by the coding sequence ATGACGAGCATCGGTGGTGCCGAGATGGTCGACTGGAATCTCGCGGTGGCGACCGCGACCCGGCTCGTGCGGCCGGGCCCCGAGGTGAGCCGAGACGAGGCCAGGGCCGTCGTCGCCGAGCTGCGCCGACATGCCAAGGCCTCGGAGGGACACGTCCGGGCCTTCACCCGTATGGGCACGGAGGACACCCACGACACCCCCGTCCTGGTGGTCGACCGCCCCGGCTGGGTGCGGGCGAACGTCGCCGGGTTCCGCGCGATCCTCAAGCCCCTGCTCGACAAGATGCAGGAGCGCCGCAGCAGCAGCCCGGGCGGCGCGGTCATGGGCGCCGTCGGCGGCAAGGTGACCGGCGTCGAACTCGGCATGCTGCTGTCCTTCCTGGCCTCCCGGGTCCTCGGCCAGTACGAGACCTTCGCCCCGGCCACCCGCGAACTCCCGGCGGGAGAGAACGGCGCCGGCCGACTGCTGCTCGTCGCCCCGAACATCGTCCACGTGGAGCGCGAACTCGACGTACAGCCCCACGACTTCCGCCTGTGGGTGTGCCTGCACGAGGAGACGCACCGCACGCAGTTCAGCGCCGTGCCGTGGCTGCGGGACCACCTGGAGGGCGAAATCCAGTCTTTCTTGGGGGAGACGGATGTCGACCCCATGACCGTCCTGGAACGCATCCGCGAGGCCGCGCAGTCACTCGCCGGCGGCCGGCCCGAGGCCGAGGAGGACGACGGCGGACGCTCGTTCGTCGAACTGGTGCAGACCCCGGCCCAGCGCGAGATCCTCGGCCGGCTCACCGCAGTGATGTCGCTCCTGGAGGGCCACGCCGACTTCGTGATGGACGGAGTCGGACCCCAGGTCGTGCCGACCGTCGCCGAGATCCGCGAGAAGTTCCAGCAGCGGCGCGCCAAGGGCGCCTCCCGACTGGACGTCGCCCTGCGCAAACTGCTGGGCCTGGACGCCAAACTGCGGCAGTACCGCGACGGTGAACGCTTCGTACGGGCCGTCCACGACCAGGTCGGCATGGACGGCTTCAACCGCGTCTGGACGTCCCCGAACACCCTCCCGACCAAGGCGGAGATCGCCAAACCGGCGGACTGGATCGCGCGGGTGCATCGCAAGGCGGAGTCGTGA
- the dacB gene encoding D-alanyl-D-alanine carboxypeptidase/D-alanyl-D-alanine endopeptidase: MVVPELRPWRAARPHVTRVASAVRPRLARAADAVRPRLARAATAAKPQVTRLARAVSPRAARTGKPKTWQYTAGAATAGLALAAGVVTAAGPWDSTGQRTAERDWAAAQERTGGADHGRHTDTSGSSDGAGEAPRPAPSAGSVLTGLGGGVGTVNSVPDSGALTDLLGPLLDVPELGTRRSAAIVDVASGKRLFGVGAGEPLTPASTTKIATAAAALTAMGPDHRLTTRTALEPDTKELVLVGGGDPTLTARKDADGWASLRELADATAKALKKRDVREVTLSYDKTLYAGPELHPIGEDGNLAPVSALMADEARPNDSTSGPVTRAKDPATDAATKFASFLADRGIKTTSPGPSKATNRAEALAAVSSPPLSSLVERMLTNSDNDIAEALARHTAVASGKRADFNGGGQAIAAQLKKLGLPVSGVSFKDGSGLNRDDKLTADLLTSLLAKAADPAHPHLRPALTGLPVAGFTGTLSSRYTDGAAGIVRAKTGTLTGVNALAGTVVDQDGHLLAFAFLATNTTDKEAAQSALDRTATALAACGCG; encoded by the coding sequence GTGGTCGTGCCAGAGCTGAGGCCTTGGCGAGCCGCGAGACCGCATGTGACGCGGGTCGCGAGCGCCGTCCGACCGCGTCTGGCACGGGCCGCGGATGCCGTACGCCCACGCCTCGCACGCGCTGCGACGGCCGCGAAACCGCAGGTCACACGGCTCGCACGAGCCGTATCACCGCGGGCCGCGCGGACCGGCAAGCCGAAGACCTGGCAGTACACCGCGGGCGCCGCCACCGCCGGTCTGGCGCTGGCCGCCGGAGTGGTGACCGCCGCCGGCCCCTGGGACTCCACCGGTCAGCGTACGGCCGAGCGGGACTGGGCGGCCGCCCAGGAGCGCACGGGTGGCGCAGATCACGGTCGTCATACTGATACGTCCGGTTCATCCGATGGGGCGGGCGAGGCGCCCCGTCCCGCCCCCTCCGCGGGCTCCGTCCTGACCGGCCTCGGCGGCGGCGTCGGCACCGTGAATTCGGTCCCGGACAGCGGGGCTCTCACCGATCTCCTGGGCCCCCTCCTGGACGTCCCGGAGCTCGGTACGCGCAGGTCGGCGGCGATCGTGGACGTGGCCAGCGGCAAGCGCCTCTTCGGCGTCGGAGCCGGCGAACCCCTCACTCCCGCCTCGACGACGAAGATCGCCACCGCCGCGGCCGCCCTCACCGCGATGGGCCCCGACCACCGCCTCACGACCCGCACCGCCCTCGAACCCGACACCAAGGAACTCGTCCTGGTCGGCGGCGGCGACCCCACCCTGACGGCCCGCAAGGACGCCGACGGCTGGGCGAGCCTGCGCGAGCTGGCCGACGCGACCGCGAAGGCCCTGAAAAAGCGTGACGTACGCGAGGTCACTCTCTCGTATGACAAGACGCTCTACGCCGGCCCCGAACTGCACCCCATCGGAGAGGACGGCAACCTCGCCCCGGTCAGCGCCCTCATGGCCGACGAGGCCCGCCCGAACGACTCCACCAGCGGGCCGGTGACCCGGGCCAAGGACCCGGCGACGGACGCGGCCACCAAGTTCGCCTCCTTCCTCGCCGACCGCGGCATCAAGACGACGTCCCCCGGCCCGTCCAAGGCCACGAACCGGGCCGAGGCCCTCGCAGCGGTCTCCTCGCCCCCGCTCTCCTCCCTGGTCGAGCGCATGCTCACCAACAGCGACAACGACATCGCCGAGGCGCTCGCCCGCCACACGGCCGTGGCGAGCGGCAAGCGCGCCGACTTCAACGGCGGCGGGCAGGCGATCGCGGCCCAGCTGAAGAAGCTCGGACTGCCGGTGTCCGGCGTCTCCTTCAAGGACGGCAGCGGCCTCAACCGCGACGACAAACTCACGGCGGACCTGCTCACGTCCCTCCTGGCCAAGGCGGCCGACCCGGCCCACCCGCACCTGCGCCCGGCTCTGACCGGCCTCCCGGTGGCCGGCTTCACCGGCACCCTGAGCAGCCGCTACACGGACGGCGCGGCCGGCATCGTCCGAGCCAAGACAGGCACCCTGACCGGCGTCAACGCCCTGGCCGGCACGGTCGTCGACCAGGACGGCCACCTGCTGGCCTTCGCCTTCCTGGCAACGAACACGACGGACAAGGAAGCGGCCCAGTCGGCCCTGGACAGAACGGCAACAGCACTGGCGGCCTGTGGCTGCGGTTAG
- a CDS encoding inorganic diphosphatase has product MEFDVTIEIPKGSRNKYEVDHETGRIRLDRRLFTSTAYPTDYGFVENTLGEDGDPLDALVILDEPTFPGCLIKCRAIGMFRMTDEAGGDDKLLCVPATDPRQEHLRDIHHVSEFDRLEIQHFFEVYKDLEPGKSVEGADWVGRTDAEAEIERSYKRFKDQGGH; this is encoded by the coding sequence GTGGAGTTCGACGTCACGATCGAGATTCCGAAGGGTTCGCGGAACAAGTACGAGGTGGACCACGAGACCGGTCGGATCCGCCTGGACCGTCGACTCTTCACCTCGACCGCCTACCCGACCGACTACGGCTTCGTCGAGAACACCCTCGGCGAGGACGGCGACCCGCTGGACGCGCTGGTCATCCTGGACGAGCCGACCTTCCCGGGCTGCCTCATCAAGTGCCGCGCGATCGGCATGTTCCGGATGACGGACGAGGCGGGCGGCGACGACAAGCTGCTGTGCGTGCCGGCGACGGACCCGCGCCAGGAGCACCTGCGTGACATCCACCACGTCTCCGAGTTCGACCGCCTGGAGATCCAGCACTTCTTCGAGGTCTACAAGGACCTGGAGCCCGGCAAGTCCGTCGAGGGCGCCGACTGGGTGGGCCGCACCGACGCCGAGGCCGAGATCGAGCGGTCCTACAAGCGCTTCAAGGACCAGGGCGGCCACTGA
- a CDS encoding threonine/serine ThrE exporter family protein, translating to MTDAEDRKPQSDEARMAFTPPAGIEVGDSESETTSEFALPKGLDVLQPPLHEPEGSAFTAPSGYTVEDATPAFTPAGGIPRISLTKDLPWQDRMRTMLRMPVAERPAPERMPRAEDEGPAVPRVLDMTLRIGELLLAGGEGAEDVEAAMFAVCRSYGLDRCEPNVTFTLLSISYQPSLVDDPVTASRTVRRRGTDYTRLAAVYQLVDDLSDPESHISLEEAYGRLAEIRRNRHPYPTWVLTSASGLLAGAASVLVGGDLIVFVAAMLGAMLGDRLAWLCAGRGLPEFYQFTVAAMPPAAIGVALTLAHVDVKASAVITGGLFALLPGRALVAGVQDGLTGFYITAAARLLEVLYFFVGIVVGVLVILYFGVNLGAKLTPDEALLASDRPYWQIAASMLLSLTFAVLLQQERTTVLAVTLNGGVAWVVYGAMHYAGEFSPVASTAVAAGLVGLFGQLMARYRFASALPYTTAAIGPLLPGSATYFGLLAIAQNDVDEGLVSLATAASLAMAIAIGVNLGSEISRLFLRIGSPEKRRAAKRTRGF from the coding sequence GTGACGGACGCGGAAGACCGCAAGCCGCAGTCGGACGAGGCGAGGATGGCCTTCACGCCTCCCGCCGGGATCGAGGTGGGCGACAGCGAGTCGGAGACCACGTCCGAGTTCGCCCTGCCCAAGGGGCTGGACGTGCTGCAGCCGCCGCTCCACGAGCCGGAGGGGTCGGCGTTCACCGCGCCAAGCGGCTACACCGTCGAGGACGCCACGCCCGCGTTCACCCCGGCCGGCGGCATACCGCGGATAAGCCTGACCAAGGACCTGCCCTGGCAGGACCGGATGCGCACGATGCTGCGTATGCCGGTCGCCGAGCGGCCCGCGCCGGAGCGGATGCCGCGGGCGGAGGACGAGGGCCCGGCCGTCCCGCGCGTGCTCGACATGACCCTTCGTATCGGCGAACTGCTGCTGGCGGGCGGTGAGGGCGCGGAGGACGTGGAGGCCGCGATGTTCGCGGTCTGCCGTTCCTACGGCCTGGACCGCTGCGAGCCGAACGTCACCTTCACGCTGCTGTCGATCTCGTACCAGCCGTCGCTGGTGGACGATCCGGTGACGGCGTCGCGCACGGTGCGGCGGCGCGGCACCGACTACACGCGTCTGGCCGCCGTGTACCAGCTCGTCGACGACCTCAGCGACCCGGAGAGCCACATCTCCCTGGAGGAGGCCTACGGACGCCTCGCGGAGATCCGCCGCAACCGGCACCCGTACCCGACCTGGGTGCTGACCTCGGCGAGCGGGCTGCTCGCGGGCGCGGCCTCGGTGCTGGTCGGTGGTGACCTGATCGTCTTCGTCGCGGCCATGCTCGGCGCGATGCTCGGCGACCGGCTGGCGTGGCTGTGCGCCGGGCGAGGGCTGCCGGAGTTCTACCAGTTCACTGTGGCCGCGATGCCGCCGGCCGCGATAGGGGTCGCGCTGACGCTGGCGCACGTCGACGTGAAGGCGTCCGCGGTCATCACCGGTGGACTGTTCGCGCTGCTGCCCGGACGGGCGCTGGTGGCGGGCGTGCAGGACGGGCTGACCGGCTTCTACATCACCGCGGCCGCGCGGCTGCTGGAGGTCCTGTACTTCTTCGTCGGCATCGTCGTCGGCGTGCTGGTGATCCTGTACTTCGGCGTGAACCTGGGTGCCAAGCTCACTCCGGACGAGGCGCTGCTCGCCTCCGACCGGCCGTACTGGCAGATCGCCGCGTCGATGCTGCTGTCGCTGACCTTCGCCGTGCTGCTCCAGCAGGAACGGACCACGGTGCTCGCGGTGACCCTCAACGGGGGTGTCGCCTGGGTGGTGTACGGCGCGATGCACTACGCCGGTGAGTTCTCGCCGGTTGCCTCCACAGCCGTCGCGGCCGGGCTCGTGGGGCTGTTCGGGCAGTTGATGGCGCGGTACCGGTTCGCGTCCGCGCTGCCGTACACGACTGCGGCGATCGGGCCCCTGCTGCCGGGTTCCGCCACGTACTTCGGGCTGTTGGCGATCGCGCAGAACGATGTCGACGAGGGGCTGGTCTCCTTGGCCACGGCGGCTTCCCTGGCCATGGCCATTGCGATCGGGGTCAACCTCGGGTCAGAGATCTCCCGGTTGTTCCTGCGGATCGGATCGCCGGAGAAGCGGCGAGCTGCCAAGCGGACTCGAGGATTCTGA
- a CDS encoding DedA family protein, whose product MTTLALGPEWLSPDYLIETFSLPGILLIVFAESGLFAFLPGDSLLFTAGLFVAEGNYISQPLWLVCTLIVLAAVIGDQVGYMIGKFFGPKLFNRPNSKLFKQENLEKAHEFMEKYGPKAIVLARFVPIVRTFAPIVAGAGRMQYRTFLTYNVIGGIAWGTGVTLAGYWLGQIDFINKNVEAILVLIVFVSVVPIIIEYLRERAKKKRAAAQAPAAPAQQSQQAPMMDDATTQLRRIPSEDHPQQYGNQGQQQYGYDQQYYGQQQQPQQQPQQQPQQQPYAQQYPQGYGQQQPYGGQQNQQNQQNQQYPPNQGF is encoded by the coding sequence GTGACCACGCTTGCGCTCGGCCCCGAGTGGCTCAGCCCGGACTATCTGATCGAGACCTTCAGCCTCCCCGGCATCCTGCTGATCGTCTTCGCCGAGTCCGGCCTCTTCGCGTTCCTGCCCGGGGACTCCCTGCTGTTCACGGCGGGCCTCTTCGTTGCCGAGGGGAACTACATCAGCCAGCCGCTGTGGCTGGTGTGCACCCTGATCGTGCTGGCCGCCGTCATCGGCGACCAGGTGGGGTACATGATCGGCAAGTTCTTCGGCCCGAAGCTCTTCAACCGGCCCAACTCCAAGCTCTTCAAACAGGAGAACCTGGAGAAGGCCCACGAGTTCATGGAGAAGTACGGCCCGAAGGCCATCGTCCTCGCCCGCTTCGTGCCGATCGTGCGCACTTTCGCCCCGATCGTGGCGGGCGCCGGCCGCATGCAGTACCGCACGTTCCTCACGTACAACGTCATCGGCGGTATCGCCTGGGGCACCGGCGTCACCCTCGCGGGCTACTGGCTCGGCCAGATCGACTTCATCAACAAGAACGTCGAAGCGATCCTCGTCCTGATCGTGTTCGTCTCCGTGGTCCCGATCATCATCGAGTACCTGCGGGAGCGCGCCAAGAAGAAGCGCGCGGCGGCCCAGGCTCCGGCCGCACCGGCCCAGCAGTCCCAGCAGGCCCCGATGATGGACGACGCGACGACCCAGCTCCGCCGCATCCCCTCCGAGGACCACCCTCAGCAGTACGGCAACCAGGGCCAGCAGCAGTACGGCTACGACCAGCAGTACTACGGCCAGCAGCAGCAGCCGCAGCAGCAGCCGCAGCAGCAGCCCCAACAGCAGCCGTACGCCCAGCAGTACCCCCAGGGCTACGGCCAGCAGCAGCCGTACGGCGGCCAGCAGAACCAGCAGAACCAGCAGAACCAGCAGTACCCGCCGAACCAGGGTTTCTGA
- a CDS encoding YbjQ family protein gives MGIDEYGGGQEPQPDVLVVTTNDIPGYRVTAVLGEVFGLTVRSRHVGSQIGAGLKSLVGGELKGLTKTLVETRNQAMLRLVEQAQARGANGVLAFRFDVSEAADVGTEVCAYGTAVVLARE, from the coding sequence ATGGGCATCGATGAGTACGGCGGCGGGCAGGAGCCACAGCCCGACGTCCTGGTAGTGACCACCAATGACATTCCCGGCTATCGGGTCACCGCGGTTCTGGGTGAGGTATTCGGGCTGACCGTGCGCTCCCGGCACGTGGGCAGCCAGATCGGCGCCGGACTGAAGTCGCTGGTCGGCGGTGAGCTCAAGGGGCTCACCAAGACCCTCGTGGAGACCCGCAACCAAGCCATGCTGCGACTCGTCGAGCAGGCGCAAGCCCGCGGGGCGAACGGCGTCCTGGCGTTCCGGTTCGACGTGTCGGAGGCGGCGGACGTGGGCACCGAGGTGTGCGCCTACGGGACGGCGGTGGTCCTGGCCCGGGAGTGA